The genomic segment CGCAGTCCGTCCAGTATAAAGAAGAAAACGACTTGACCATATAGGAGGGCGGCATGATCATTGTAAATTTAGATGTTATGATGGCGCGGCGGAAAATCGGCCTCGCAGAGCTGGCGGAAAAAATCGGCATCAGCCCGGCAAACCTTTCGATTTTGAAGAACAACAAGTGCAGGGCCAT from the Christensenellaceae bacterium 44-20 genome contains:
- a CDS encoding helix-turn-helix transcriptional regulator, whose product is MIIVNLDVMMARRKIGLAELAEKIGISPANLSILKNNKCRAIRFSTLDALCQALCCQPSDLLEYQEVSYESDGE